Part of the Desulfovibrio aminophilus DSM 12254 genome, GGAGCGCAGCGGAAATTTTGTCCGACAGCAGCGCTTTGTTAGATCCTTTTTTATCGGACTTGGGAACATTTTCTAAATTACAGTTATCTTCTCACATGCAGAATACAGTCGCTTTGCGTAAGCAAAACCCCTTAACTTCACCCAATTTTCCGTCACAAGAAAAATCCACACCCAAAGCATCGAAAGATGGATAGCTATAAGACCCAAGTAGGGAAATGAAATTTCCTGAATAACAAGCCTCGGTGACATACTCCCTAGAGTTGTTGCATCAGGGTAGATGACAACCAAGCTAACCAGTAGTGAAGATACAGTTATGAAAATGCCTAATGATTTAAATGCTCTAATGTTTCTAGCGAACCCATATGCAACATTTTCTTTGAAGATTAACGGGTATATAGTCGTATCCCGAGTATGCTCCCTGAGGTAGTTTGACGCAGACCTATATAGCTCATCGGCTCTTTCTGGGTTCGCTTGCTCATATTCGGGTGTCGTGGGGTCGAAGTTTGATATAAGTAACGCTAGCCGGTCCATGTAACGTGATTTAGTTACACTATCGATCGTATTGTCGGTGTGCCTTAACATAATGGTGGTGGGCGCGCCACCCCACTTTTTGAATAGCTTGTCCTGAAGAGCATTACCTTTTGCCGACATCTGATTGGCGGCAAAATTTATCACCCCGAAAGCTACAAGGAATGTTACCGTAGATCCTGTCCAAGTTCGTGAAGGCTCAAAGAGGACAAGCAAAGAGATAAATATTGGAAAAACTAGAAACAACGCCGGTTTCACCCTGGCGTTGAAGCTATATTCATCGAAGTATTTTGAAAATTCACTCATTTGTATGGCAGCCCATTCTTATAGAGTGTATTCAGTTTCAACAGTAAGACTACCAAAGTAATTGGGGTAGCTTGTGCATCCTTCATCATTAAGGAAGTCTTTTGAGTAATCGCTTTCCGATGAATAGAAATGGACCTTATTACCGACACACTCCATCGTTATATGACCCGCTCTATTCTGGGTAAGTATTTCATATCCGGTATAGTAATTGAGATGACGGGACGGGGCCTCGCCAATAACGATAACCTGAGGATCAAGCTTTTCAAGCCAAGAATTAGGTATTTTCCCTGAATTCCTGCCGTGGTGTGCAGCAAAAACGACAGTCGTCTTTTCCAGTTCAATTTCATCTACAATATCTTCCATGAATTGAGTTTCAAGATCACCAAGCCACATGAAGCTCGCCCCTCCGGAAAAGCTATATCTAATTACTGCAGATGTGTTGTTATAGCTTTCGCCAGCATCACAAGCCCTCAAAGCTTCTTTGAAGTGTTCATTTTCAGTATCCGGCCATAATATATTGATACCAGCACTTCCTCTTTCATCATCACCGATGTTCATCCACTTTCTTGAGCATCCCTTATAGATGTAAAAAGCCTTATCGCCATCTCTTAAATCACAGTACCTCTTGAAAGACTCCGTGTCCTTGTCTTTTATAGCCTTATTCTTTACGACATAGAAATTGTAGATAGGCATTGAATCGTCAAGCCAGTGAA contains:
- a CDS encoding ComEC/Rec2 family competence protein — translated: MPIIKSYAVGAGDMFYIRHGSDNFTIIDCDLSDENRDEIIQELKDESRDKRITRFICTHPDEDHFGGIHWLDDSMPIYNFYVVKNKAIKDKDTESFKRYCDLRDGDKAFYIYKGCSRKWMNIGDDERGSAGINILWPDTENEHFKEALRACDAGESYNNTSAVIRYSFSGGASFMWLGDLETQFMEDIVDEIELEKTTVVFAAHHGRNSGKIPNSWLEKLDPQVIVIGEAPSRHLNYYTGYEILTQNRAGHITMECVGNKVHFYSSESDYSKDFLNDEGCTSYPNYFGSLTVETEYTL